The Ipomoea triloba cultivar NCNSP0323 chromosome 14, ASM357664v1 region GGAAATGCATTAATTAAAGTAGTCTTCTGAAATAAGATCAAGACACAGGAGAGTACCTGGACAAAATTACTCAACACCCACTTATACAAGACaattattattgcatggaccatggtccacatagctgtgtggaccaaaaataaaaagtacattatttttgtactgtagatacattattttaaggtacattatttttgtactgaaggtacattatttgatatatactatcaaataatgtacctacagtacaaaaataatgtaccttcagtacaaaaataatgtactttttatgtttggtccacacagctgtgtggaccatggtccatgcaataatttgcctatacCAGATCACCAAATTCAAAGGAACATAACAAGAGTATGAGAGTTCATTACCGACAAAGTacttatacatatattcatACAAGTACGTAgatattcataacaatataatataggaGGAATATGTCAGTTGTTATCTCAAATAGGTTTCCAAACCATATCATAACTACACCATAACTCAAAAATCATATAATCAAGTAGTAATCATATCATACAACAGTATGCAAGTGAAGTTATCTATAATATTGAAGTGTCATATAGAATTGTAGAGATAATAATGAACCTTAGCAAGGTAGAAATTCCACCGCAGTGCATCCTAGTGAACGATGTCCACACATCGGCCACCTCCGTCcagggccggtcctgagcacgggcgggATGGGCAACCGCCCAGGCCCCCATGATAAAAgggcccatccatatatatatatgtatatgtatacatatatctattatactgttataattagtgttataattattttaaaaaataaaaaattactgttataattatattagaaaataaaaaatggggcccatccatatatatatgtatatgtatacatatatctattatattgttataattagtgttataattattttaaaaaataaaaaattactgttataattatattagaaaataaaaaattagtgttataattatattagaaaacaaaaaattaagaatagagGGGACAAGCTGAGAATCGACGCTTAATtcaataatttagaaatagaatcgagACGGGGAGTCGAGGATacctaattatcttttatctattagaatcgacaccctaaccggctaacccattcgtcttcttcaataaattttttttccaattcgattAATCAACGTTTGTTCATTTGTCTGCTAGTTTGGGCCCCATTGTacgttgtaacttgtaagttttttttctatttgtaatttgttctgtCTTTATTTCATATGCAACGCTGCACACATGCAACACAACACACCTATAGggcattagggatttagggttaTAAATCTATAATTCTCTAATGAGTAttgtttatttggataatgaattttgcaatttctgtaattctagaatatatatatatatatatatatatatatatatatatatatatatatatatatatatatatatatatatatatatatatatatatatatatatatatatatatatatatatatatatatatatatatataatttttgaattataattacccTGAGTTATTGAGTTATGTCTCATCCATTATATTTACATGGATAGAgagtgaaagaagaaatgaacaaaaaaaaattgtagttgtagagctgttttaaaattgttttatataaagttacctaaaaaacatttatgtgattttgaaaaagaaaaaaaaagtagagcagctaatagaatcacaaagaggatatataaataatttttttcataaaatcagaatcatttaatgaaaatttgaagcaatctaaagaaaatttaaatgaccAAGGCCATGTTAATGACGgttttgtgtattgagaaggatatgttagagaatgttaatcttgatgcaattatcgatgattttgcatagcacgtacaattttttttgtcatgattacttttgtatttaaaaaatgttgaaaattttctaatcgtattttttgttatttgatattattattttttagtattattacatttaaattttaattttttgtataagggacccatttttttaatttcgcccagggcctctaaaatgtttggaccggccctgcTTCCGTCCAAACAGCGGAACCTCACCTAATCAAAATAGTCTAGCAAGACAGGATtctacccgtgcgatgcacggactaaatatttgaaatataaatttaatgttatattattacaaagtattaatgttattaaatttaatatatataatataaggaAGTATGagctttatttttaaaaattttgttgacttactataataataataacattataatcatatgcaattaaaataagaaatgatTCTGAAGGTTGGTAATGATATTTATCagagcatatatataaacattctTGCCTACACCTAAGCGATGAACGATGATATGTGTATATGAAGATACATATGTTTCGGCATATGATAAAAACATTGTATATATAAGCAAGTAGTATTTCGAATCCAACTAATCAATTAATAAATGTATCAcaaataatcacaacttaaatctacacaaatatttttaaatgtaatattcaacaaaaaaatcGATCAAATtctaaaactatatatatatatatatatatatatatatatatatatatatatatatatatatatatatatatacacacacacacattatatttgttattattatgtcatcttattttattatggtacttaaaaatgaaattttatctCATGGATCAATCCTTTAATTAATAGCGCATGgtagaaataaatcaaataatactctctttattatttttgttttcaattttataatactATTCTCAAAAAAAGGATTTGTATaaaatagaacaaatattagtaaaaaaaaaaaaagagtgaatattaaacagaaaaaaaaatgcaatggtAGGTACCATTAGTAAAAATAGGCAACGGTGAGCACAATGACGGCAGAACAATTCCAACAAAAAATCTTCtattaataagtaaataattctGATGGAGATATTAGAAACGACACAATAAAAGAGACCTGGAGTTTGGGAGCGCCTAGCCCGAGATCCATAATAATGGGCCTTGACTTAGTCCCGCGGGTCCGCTACATGGGCCTAGACTTAGTCTTGTGGCCTACCATGATCTAGGGGAGTTTGTTAGCTCATGTCTTGTATAAATACTATATTGTATTGTCTTTACAAATCATGTTCAATTACATCTCAAATCACCTTGTAATCCTCTTACAGCActatattaatacaaaattgtCCATGCGACATTGATTAATTGTCTTTTTTATCGAATCATCCTTCGATAGCATTCCTTTATTTATTGGGTTAATTCGGACTTCATCAATGGCGCTCTTGTTGAGAGCTCGACATCATACTCGAGCGTGCTCCTCCTTAATCGAAATTTCATGTGGAACCAACCTTCAAACAATGGCAAGATGATCTGGATTCCAACACCTCCGAGTCAGATTGCGATGCTCATGTACGATTGCATGGAAATCATAATGGAATAAAGCTTCCACAGTCACGAGGTATGAAGCCATCATACTCGAGTGTGCTGCTCCTTAATCGACATTTCCTGTGGAACCAACCTTCAAACAATGGCAAGATCCGGATTCCAACACCTCCGACCGGATTCCAACACCTCCGAGTCGGATTGCGATGCTCATGTACGATTGCATGGAAATCATAATGGAATAAAGCTTCCACAGTTACGAGGTATATATGAAGACGGCGCCTTCGGCTCCGCCGTGATATCACAGAATTGGCCGGAGAATCCGGTTGATTCTGCCAACGCCAATGCGAAAAAACAGACGATaagaaaaaagcaaaagaaaaaaatacaaacacaaaaaaaaacaaaaaaaaaacaatatacaatACAATAAAAATCAAACCTAACATAATACGGCTTGACTAGAGTAGGAAAAGATGACAACAAAACAAAGTTTAAGAACAATTGTGAGGGAGGCCATGGCTAGAGAATCAAAGAATAGGCTCGGTGTCATGACCGTGCTAGAATAATCCGCAACCAATTATGCCTGCAAAATCTCCTGTTTAGGTCATGGGCAAGATGACTTGAGAcctattttgattaaaaaattaacaataaggaaaataattgaaaaaaaaaatatttaaataaaaccaaagtaTTATATAATGCCCACAAACTTATTATACAATCCACATAAATAAAAATGGCTGAAGTGCATGGGAGATCCAGGTATTATATGGTCACAATTTATTCTCTGGACATGGGTCtatcttgcaaggtgaacccatacacaatttatatattaaatgttcacaatttactttttaaaaattcacaatttgtatacattACGgtgttttgtattcacaaattccTTTCAAATACTACAATCAcataatattaacacaaattagGATTTGATGACCATGTATTGTATTCACTAATTTCCTTCTACAATTGTTTTGTGTTTTGACTTAAAatcacaatttatattctagaaattcacaattcaaatactaaaaatacacatcAATTGGTGCAGAAGCAGAACTACGTCGTTTAGGATCAagatccaccttacaaggtggaccttggtccatggtataacaactcttATATGGTTTTGAACAATTTAGTCCATATCTTtaatttttgcaatttacttcTTCTACATacttttaaaagtaatataattaaagacaATCAAGTGTCCATTATTGACTAGCTTGATCATGTTTATTGACCAAATGGCACAACATATAAAAATCTTTTAATTTATCAGCTTTAAGCAGAGACCGTAGGGTTTCCCTAGTCACCCAaagtataacatatatattacataacaaaattaaagcaaaaaaattattgagaataGGCCTCAATAATGGAAGCCACAGCAATATTATGAATGATGTTATAGTTTGGAAATCCTCCTTCCATTAACAATCTCTTCCATTCTTCTTCAGTCCTTTCCTTTCCTCCAGTGCTGTGCGCCACCATGAGAAGATCTGTTACATAACTTATGTCACCAAAAATGAGATCACCCTCCGGCTCCGGCTCCGGCTTTAGAACTGCGTCCACAATTATCAACTTTCCGCTCTTCTCCGGCAACGCCTCCCTGCAATTCTTCAGAATCTTCACGCACTCTTCGTCTCCCCAGTCGTGCAACACCCACTTTAAATTATGCATAGTTATTAGGTTGCGACGCCCACAATAATAAGAGTACAGTTATAacttaattaggtaataaaGTGGTCTTGTGATCTTAGTCATCAAAAaatcacaagaaaataaatcaacttaataagtgGCTGTCTCAAACTAAGAAAATCAATAGACATGaaattgaacttgtaacttttTTGTTACCAAATTAACAACTTAATCTgcataatactaaaatattaaatattaaccttaaaaaaacatagtttgaacaatttagccTTATTTCTTATGATGTCGTTTTGActaaaataactcatttaaaacaGAATGAAACAATAGCTAATCAACCCACTAACAATAGCTAATCAACCCACTAGGACCTAGTCAGTGCCTAATAAGCCTAAGCTAGGAGGCCTAAGTGGCAACTCGGCTGcgcttaggcggcctagtcggcaTTAACTGGTCAGCCAGCTAAATCAACAATTATATATGATGATACACTAGGCGGCTGGCCATGGCCTTTAGCCctgattaatcggtgcctaagcCATATTTTTGGGCTCCCAATAGTAGTTGTTACCTTAATAAAGATGGCTTGAGCAGGAGGAATGGACACAAACATGTCACCACCGACATGAGAAACACCTTGATAGTCCGGCGCCGTGGCGACAACATGCGGCAAGTCGAAGTTAATCCCCTTGATATGGGGAAACGCCTTCACGATCTCCGCCACGGCAGCTCCGGTCCCGCCACCCACGTCCACCACAGACCCAACGGAGCCAAACCCGTCTCCGCCGTAACCCGAAACGATTGCCTTGCTAATGATCTCAGTCATAGATCGCATACCGTCGTTGAACATCTTGTTGAACTCAGCATCGCCGGCAGCCATTTCGAAAATCCCCTTCCCGTGCGCTTTCGGGAACGCGAATCCGCCTTCCCTCACGCACCTACTGAAGCAATGGAAAGGCGCCATGGACAGAGGATGGGTTTGGAATAGCAGCATGGGGGCCATGCTCAGCTCCGCCGTGTCACGCAAAAGCCATCTCGACGCCGGAGTTTGGCCGTACACGGTGGCGCCGTCGCTGGGTCGGACGGCGGAGGTGAAGATTTTGCGGCGGACAAGTAGCCGGAGGATTCGAGAAAGGGTGGTGGTGTCCGGGGAAGGAGAGTCGTCGATGGCGGCGGCGATTTGGGAGAGTGTGATGGGGTGGGCGGCGGCGTGAGAGTGTATGATGTCCGGTATGCGGAGGTCGACGGCGGCTTTTAGAGCCATAGAGTCAATGAAGTGGAGCATATACTTCCACACTAGTGCTTGGCCATGGAGCATACACTTTTCATCATAACTTTCACCCATTACTTTTTCCATGGAGCTGAATATGGAAGGTGGAGAGTGCTGCAGGATAGGATAATAGATGATTAGATGTTCCAATAATAAGCTAGTTATTATTGATTTGTTCACCCATAAGATTTATAgagtatatactatatataagaaaaatagtcaaatataCCAATTGATTTGTTCACCCATGAGATTTATATAAAGTACATACTAtataaagaaaatgtcaaatataAGTTAATTAGGCCTTCGAATTGGGCCCAAAATGCTCACTGCAATCAGTCTTCAAGTTCCAAAATGAGGTGACTCATGATGTTGGGAATTGAACATGCGGAATCGAACACAATGCTCACGGCAATCAGTCTTCAAGTTCCAAAATATCCTGCAATCAATCTTCAAGTTCCAAAATAGGTGACTCATGATGTTGGGAATCGAACACGCGTTCTCAGGTGCATACTAAGCTTTAAACACCAAAATAAGGTGACTCATGGTGTTGGCGATATATTGGGAATCAAACACTGCGGTGACTCATGATGTTGGGAATCGAACACGAGTCCTCATGTGCATACTAAGCTTGAGGTGAGTCATGATGTTGGGAATCGAACACGCGTCCTAAGTGCATACTAAGCTTCAAACACCAAAATGAGTCCTCAAGTTATACTAAGCTTCTTCAACAAATGACAAGCCATTCTAGCTAGCTTGGACACTTATCAAAacacatatattaattaagaaatctaatctaatctaattcTATAATAAAGCAACAACTTCTTCCATGAACGAATATGGAAGATGGAGAACGCTGCACGATATGATAGTAGACGTTCCAATATATagagagtatatattatataagaaATAGGAGAATGTTCAAATAAACGATAAGTTAATTAGgcttctaaatttttaaaagttataattaagtACATGCATCAACATGCTATTTAAATG contains the following coding sequences:
- the LOC116004936 gene encoding xanthohumol 4-O-methyltransferase-like, yielding MEKVMGESYDEKCMLHGQALVWKYMLHFIDSMALKAAVDLRIPDIIHSHAAAHPITLSQIAAAIDDSPSPDTTTLSRILRLLVRRKIFTSAVRPSDGATVYGQTPASRWLLRDTAELSMAPMLLFQTHPLSMAPFHCFSRCVREGGFAFPKAHGKGIFEMAAGDAEFNKMFNDGMRSMTEIISKAIVSGYGGDGFGSVGSVVDVGGGTGAAVAEIVKAFPHIKGINFDLPHVVATAPDYQGVSHVGGDMFVSIPPAQAIFIKWVLHDWGDEECVKILKNCREALPEKSGKLIIVDAVLKPEPEPEGDLIFGDISYVTDLLMVAHSTGGKERTEEEWKRLLMEGGFPNYNIIHNIAVASIIEAYSQ